In a single window of the Biomphalaria glabrata chromosome 5, xgBioGlab47.1, whole genome shotgun sequence genome:
- the LOC106064330 gene encoding tyrosine-protein kinase SRK3-like → MGNKISDGFSKIRTKANRKRTSETPSTNVIHSSGISSPSRELPPIPTPTSTKVIVRALYDFAGVSDDDLSFKKGDKLEIEQSNITDQEDWWLARHTRTNATGYIPSNYVVKADESPQSQDWWYNFDRHEAERRLLLPGHKTGTFLIRPAGDNLSYVLSVLDLGTTKGCDPTIKHYRIKTMDNGDFYISTNRQFKDLAALITFYQSKNSTGLCCPLHIPCPRMKPIPIFDELEVKRDAVLLTTKLGAGCFGEVWKGKLHKVLDVAVKQLKKDSMSSEAFLDEARIMHKLYHDRIVRLLGVVLNAEPFLIITELMIHGALLDFLHSESGKKLKFSHLISMNSQIAEGMAFLEVKGYIHRDLRAANILVGEQYCVKIADLGLARSLKEDVYNAHQDAKFPIKWTAPEAAHERKFTTKSDVWSFGVLMYEIITFGKVPYPGMNGSEVLRMIERGERMAMPAHNPIPIPVQYYELMKKCWHQNPDDRPTFESLHDLFDNYTISTEEQYL, encoded by the exons ATGGGAAACAAAATCAGTGATGGATTTAGTAAAATCAGGACCAAAGCTAATAGGAAGCGCACATCTGAAACACCGTCCACAAATGTTATCCACAGTAGTGGAATTTCTTCTCCGAGTAGAGAGTTGCCTCCCattccaacaccaacatcaacAAAAGTAATAG ttcGAGCCCTGTATGACTTTGCTGGTGTAAGTGATGATGATCTGTCTTTCAAAAAAGGTGATAAGCTAGAGATAGAACAATCAAA caTTACAGATCAAGAGGACTGGTGGCTAGCTAGACATACTAGAACCAATGCTACTGGATACATTCCAAGTAATTATGTTGTTAAAGCTGATGAATCTCCACAGAGCCAAGA CTGGTGGTATAACTTTGACAGACATGAAGCAGAGAGGAGGTTGCTCTTACCAGGACATAAAACTGGAACTTTTTTGattcgtcctgctggag acaATTTGTCTTATGTTCTCTCTGTCCTTGATCTTGGAACAACTAAAGGATGTGACCCAACTATTAAGCATTACCGTATCAAAACCATGGACAATGGGGACTTCTATATTAGCACAAACAGGCAGTTTAAAGATTTGGCAGCACTTATTACTTTCTATCAAAGCA AGAACTCCACAGGTCTGTGTTGTCCCTTACATATACCATGCCCACGGATGAAACCTATTCCAATCTTTGATGAGCTGGAAGTGAAAAGAGATGCAGTTTTGCTGACCACTAAACTAGGTGCAGGCTGTTTTGGTGAAGTATGGAAAG gAAAACTTCATAAAGTATTAGATGTTGCTGTTAAACAGTTAAAGAAAGACTCCATGTCTTCTGAGGCCTTCCTTGATGAAGCCAGGATAATGCACAAACTCTACCATGACAGGATAGTGCGG TTACTGGGAGTTGTTTTGAATGCCGAGCCATTTTTAATCATCACAGAGCTGATGATTCATGGAGCCCTGCTAGATTTTCTACATTCTGAATCTGGAAAGAAACTAAAATTTTCTCATTTGATAAGCATGAATTCACAG ATTGCTGAAGGCATGGCATTTTTAGAGGTCAAAGGATACATTCACAGAGATCTCAGAGCAGCCAACATTCTTGTAGGAGAACAATACTGTGTCAAAATAGCAGATTTGGGCTTGGCAAGGTCATTAAAGGAGGATGTATATAATGCCCATCAAG ATGCTAAGTTTCCCATTAAATGGACAGCACCTGAAGCAGCTCATGAAAGAAAATTCACAACAAAATCAGATGTATGGTCCTTTGGTGTACTTATGTATGAAATTATTACTTTTGGGAAAGTGCCCTATCCAG GCATGAATGGTAGTGAGGTCTTGCGCATGATTGAACGAGGAGAACGTATGGCTATGCCAGCTCATAACCCCATTCCCATACCAGTACAGTACTATGAGTTGATGAAGAAGTGCTGGCATCAGAATCCAGATGACAGGCCAACATTTGAAAGTCTACatgatttatttgacaattaTACCATCAGCACTGAAGAGCAATATCTTTGA